The Astatotilapia calliptera chromosome 2, fAstCal1.2, whole genome shotgun sequence genome includes a window with the following:
- the LOC113028639 gene encoding uncharacterized protein LOC113028639: MLIIFCTLLSFKVCRCTDDLFFGTKTIGVGENATLTCARPTSEYDATLYWIRIVSGSWPELLGGTFAFDYAGVNKTPHITTKQEPGTFILEIIEVNQSDTGLYYCIKVRQLAMTFLKGTFLRIKGLEPTINDTIQVFPSDHVHPGNPVTLQCSVFSNSENKTCPRNHSVFWFNVRSDKSHPNAIYPNENSDKCEKIQEASSTQKCVYSFSKNVSSSDAGSYYCAVATCGQIIFGNGIRLDVKELTTWNLQKATTAIFLLCAVLVTSLVVIAYLIYTIKKKTCNCCKAKTSVFQTDVGTVSGEEQSQQTVEDSVVYSSTTFTWRKTDKVEQMSSRKAEETVYTGVRDL; this comes from the exons ATGCTGATCATATTTTGCACACTATTGAGCTTCAAAGTTTGTC GATGCACAGATGATCTGTTCTTTGGAACAAAGACTATTGGTGTTGGAGAAAATGCGACCCTGACATGTGCACGCCCGACGTCTGAATATGATGCAACCTTGTATTGGATCAGGATTGTTTCTGGAAGCTGGCCTGAATTATTGGGAGGAACATTTGCCTTTGATTATGCTGGTGTTAACAAGACTCCTCATATTACGACAAAACAAGAACCTGGAACATTTATTCTGGAAATAATTGAAGTTAATCAAAGTGATACTGGTCTTTATTACTGCATAAAAGTCAGGCAGCTTGCTATGACATTTTTAAAGGGAACATTTCTGAGGATTAAAG GACTAGAACCAACTATCAATGATACCATTCAAGTGTTCCCTTCTGATCATGTCCATCCAGGAAACCCAGTGACTCTGCAGTGTTCAGTTTTCTCTAACTCCGAGAACAAAACATGTCCTCGAAATCACAGTGTGTTTTGGTTCAATGTTAGATCTGATAAATCTCATCCTAATGCAATTTATCCAAATGAAAACAGTGATAAATGTGAGAAGATTCAAGAGGCTTCCTCCACACAGAAATGTGTCTACAGCTTCTCCAAGAACGTCAGCTCCTCTGATGCCGGGTCGTACTACTGTGCTGTGGCCACATGTGGACAGATCATTTTTGGTAATGGAATAAGACTGGATGTTAAAG AACTCACCACATGGAATTTGCAGAAGGCCACTACAGCCATCTTTCTGTTATGTGCTGTTTTGGTTACAAGTCTGGTTGTTATCGCCTACCTCATTTATACCATCAAGAAGAAAACATGTAATTGTTGTAAAG CTAAAACTTCTGTGTTTCAAACAGATGTTGGAACAGTCAGTGGTGAGGAGCAGAGTCAGCAG ACAGTTGAAGATTCAGTGGTTTATTCATCAACAACTTTCACCTGGAGAAAAACTGACAAAGTGGAGCAAATGAGTTCCAGGAAAGCAGAGGAGACAGTCTACACTGGTGTGAGAGATTTGTAG